A portion of the Thermodesulfobacteriota bacterium genome contains these proteins:
- a CDS encoding thiamine pyrophosphate-binding protein: MSNNNKVTIGEYIAARLYEIGVRDYFTVPGDYNLILLDELLKNENLKMISCCNELNAGYAADGYARANGVGALVTTFSVGGLSAFNAIVGAYAEDLPIVFISGGPNTNSEVENQRLHHTTGSVSYGYQKEVFAKATVYSEIIKHLEDAPSQIDEAIRLCLLKHKPVYLEIPCNLAGLEISPPHERNFLHGLFSDDQALAQAVDASVELLKTAARPVLVAGVDLKSSRATDAFAELVEKSDYAYANMPQGKGLVSEHHPNYIGTYWGPVSSPGTAEIVESANMYLFAGPRFTDYTTCGFTTLINHEKTIYAGPDFVRLPNVTYNHVMLKDYLSELAKKIEPNNASLVAYNRVKQEFAPEPPIKKDEIITTRRLFTQVEDILNNNTTVLVETGDSWFNGIKLKLPEGAKFEIQMQYGSIGWSVGATLGYALASKDKRRLLTFVGDGSFQLTAQEVSTIIRYELNPIIFLLNNGGYTIEVEIHDGPYNNIKNWDYAGLIDVFNAGEGNGWSTRVTTEGELQKAIKTALAHKNGPSLIEVILDRDDCSKELLEWGSRVASNNSRPPKVL, encoded by the coding sequence ATGAGCAATAACAACAAAGTGACAATCGGCGAATATATAGCAGCAAGACTCTATGAAATAGGAGTTCGGGATTATTTTACAGTTCCGGGTGACTATAATTTAATACTTTTGGATGAACTTTTAAAAAATGAAAACCTGAAAATGATAAGCTGCTGCAATGAGCTTAACGCCGGCTATGCGGCCGATGGCTACGCAAGGGCAAACGGAGTCGGGGCACTAGTAACGACTTTCTCAGTTGGCGGATTGAGCGCGTTTAATGCCATAGTAGGCGCTTATGCTGAGGATTTACCGATAGTTTTTATAAGCGGAGGCCCTAACACTAACTCAGAGGTCGAAAACCAAAGGCTTCATCATACTACTGGAAGCGTATCCTATGGATATCAGAAAGAAGTATTTGCTAAAGCCACTGTTTATTCAGAAATTATAAAGCATTTAGAAGACGCACCTTCACAAATAGATGAGGCCATAAGATTATGTCTGCTTAAGCATAAGCCTGTATACCTTGAGATCCCTTGCAACCTTGCAGGTCTTGAGATCTCTCCTCCTCATGAGAGGAATTTTCTTCATGGTCTATTTAGCGATGATCAGGCCTTGGCTCAGGCAGTTGATGCTAGTGTTGAGCTGCTTAAAACGGCCGCTCGTCCAGTTCTGGTAGCGGGCGTGGATCTAAAATCATCACGAGCAACAGACGCTTTTGCTGAACTCGTAGAAAAATCTGATTATGCATATGCCAATATGCCTCAGGGAAAGGGGCTAGTTTCAGAGCATCATCCAAACTATATTGGCACATACTGGGGCCCAGTATCAAGCCCGGGGACTGCAGAGATAGTAGAGTCTGCCAATATGTACCTATTTGCAGGGCCAAGGTTTACTGATTACACAACCTGCGGTTTTACAACTCTTATCAATCATGAAAAAACCATATATGCCGGGCCAGATTTTGTAAGGCTCCCAAATGTTACCTACAACCATGTAATGCTTAAGGACTATCTGTCAGAACTAGCTAAAAAAATAGAACCCAACAATGCGTCTCTAGTAGCCTATAACCGTGTTAAACAGGAGTTTGCACCAGAGCCGCCGATTAAAAAAGACGAGATCATCACTACGAGACGGCTCTTTACACAGGTAGAGGACATACTCAATAACAACACAACTGTGCTTGTGGAGACTGGTGACTCATGGTTTAACGGTATTAAGCTAAAACTTCCTGAAGGGGCAAAATTTGAGATTCAGATGCAGTATGGATCAATTGGATGGTCAGTGGGCGCTACGCTGGGATACGCTCTTGCGTCTAAGGACAAGCGCCGGCTTCTTACATTTGTTGGCGACGGCTCATTTCAGCTCACAGCGCAGGAAGTATCTACCATTATCCGCTATGAGCTTAATCCGATTATATTTCTCCTTAACAACGGCGGCTATACGATTGAGGTTGAGATACATGACGGTCCGTATAACAACATTAAAAACTGGGATTATGCGGGTCTTATAGACGTTTTTAACGCCGGAGAGGGAAATGGATGGTCTACGAGGGTTACAACTGAGGGTGAGCTTCAAAAAGCGATTAAAACCGCCCTAGCCCACAAAAACGGCCCAAGTCTTATAGAAGTAATCCTAGACCGCGATGACTGCAGCAAAGAACTGCTTGAATGGGGCTCACGGGTTGCATCAAATAACTCACGGCCGCCTAAGGTGCTTTGA
- a CDS encoding methyltransferase domain-containing protein, whose amino-acid sequence MGLTIIKKNTFFKDLIFKIWLWDAKFKLERIREHITKNENILDIGTGPGSVFLLMNEEGYNVSTIDVEDQTFSEEIQPKLYDGQKLPYANGSFDTALLLTVLHHTQNPKDVLLEAMRVSKRIIIIEDIYSNTLQKYLTFAADSIVNLEFRGHPHTNKNDSGWLKLFDELGLKLLARRYDRFSILFKQATYILEK is encoded by the coding sequence ATGGGCTTAACTATAATAAAGAAAAATACATTCTTTAAAGACCTGATCTTTAAAATCTGGCTTTGGGATGCAAAATTCAAGTTAGAGCGTATCCGAGAACATATCACTAAGAATGAAAACATTTTAGATATTGGCACAGGCCCCGGAAGTGTTTTCTTACTCATGAACGAAGAAGGCTACAACGTCAGCACTATAGATGTTGAAGACCAAACATTCTCAGAAGAAATACAGCCAAAGCTATATGATGGACAAAAATTACCTTACGCAAACGGCAGTTTTGACACAGCACTTCTTCTGACAGTGCTTCACCATACACAAAATCCAAAAGATGTACTTCTTGAAGCTATGAGAGTTTCAAAAAGAATTATCATTATTGAAGACATTTACTCAAACACTCTTCAGAAGTATTTAACATTTGCTGCTGACTCTATTGTAAATTTAGAATTTAGAGGGCATCCGCATACAAATAAAAATGATTCAGGATGGCTAAAACTTTTTGATGAACTTGGGCTTAAATTGTTAGCAAGAAGATACGACAGATTCTCAATACTTTTCAAACAGGCCACCTATATCCTTGAGAAATAA